From Camelina sativa cultivar DH55 chromosome 5, Cs, whole genome shotgun sequence:
AAGTTAACTTAACTTTACgctattttcttttgaaatctaatttaacatttgttttcaaaaataaaggAAAGTTCCCAAATATTAAAAGTCCAATAATTACTTTGATTATTGGGGCATAAACACTTTTGTATCCAAGTATTAAAGATCACGTTTTATTTACTAGGTGATGCTCCACTTGTGATTGCTCGTGGTGGGTTTTCTGGATTGTTACCAGATTCGAGTCTTGTTGCTTACAATCTTGCAACCCTGACAAGTGTAACCAGTGTTGTTCTATGGTGTGATGTTCAGCTAACCAAAGACGGGGCTGGGATTTGTTTCCCTGATTTAAATATGGCCAATGCTTCGAATATCGATGTTGTTTACCCAAATCGCAAAAACTCTTACCCGGTTAATGGAGTCACTACACAGGGTTGGTTCGCCATTGATTCCACCTTGAGAGATCTCCAGAATGTAGCCTGTAAGTGTTTATGACTCAGTTTAGTGCATTCGTAGAGTGTTACGAAAAAAAGTTTGGTATTTCTTGTAATTTCTTATACGTTACTTTTCAACACAGTGATTCGAGGAATACTATCGCGATCAGATAAATTCGATGGTAATGGATATCCGATTTCTACGATTCAAAGTGTAAACGAGCACATTAAGCCCCAAGGAGGTTTTTGGTTAAATGTTCAGCACGATGCGTTCTACGAACAACAAAATTTAATCATGAGCAGTTTTCTATTATCAGCTTCAAGAACTGTTTCCATTAACTTCATCTCTTCCCCTGAAGTGAATTTCTTTAAGAAAATTGCTGGCCGTTTCAAGCGTAATGGACCGAGTTTTGTGTTCCAGTTTCTTAGGAATGAAGATTTCGAGCCGACAACAAACCAAACCTACGGTTCTATCTTGGGTAACCTAACTTTTGTCAAGACGTTTGCTTCAGGGATTCTTGTTCCCAAGTCTTACATATTGCCACTCGATGACAAGCAGTACTTGCTTCCTCCTACATCATTAGTTCAAGATGCTCACAAAGCAGGATTAGAAGTATATGTGTCAGGTTTCGCAAGTGATGTTGATATTGCATATAACTATAGTTTCGATCCAGTGTCTGAGTATCTATCTTTTGTGGACAATGGCGATTTCTCTGTCGATGGCATGCTCTCTGATTTTCCCTTAACGGAATCTGCTTCCATTGGTAAGTAAGCAAACTCTCTTCTACATACAACATTTTGTCCTTAAACTTTTGCAGGAAATACTCAAAATCAACATTTTCATATATCTCAGACTGCTTCTCCCACATTGGCAGAAACGCTACTAAACAAGGTAATTAGAGTAgtagttatttttaattttatttttatagtatttttttctttctgttcttaCTAATAGAACAAACTTGCAAAATAAACTTATAACTGAGTCTAGCATCTACCAAATGGTTCATGCCTCAGTGGATTTTCTTGTTATATCAAAAGATGGTGCGAGTGGTGAATATCCTAGATGTACAAACTTAGCATATGATAAGGCAATCAGAGATGGTGCTAATGTTATTGATTGCTCAGTCCAAATGTCTAGCGACCGTAAACCCTTTTGCTTAAGTTCGATAGATCTCAAGGACAGCACAATGGTCGCCCAAACTACTTTTAGCAACCGTTCCACACCTATTCCTGAGCTTAGCTCAGTTCCTGGAATATACACTTTTAGTCTCACATGGCCTGAGATCCAAAACTTGACTCGTAAGTTTTCCACTTTAATAATCTGCTCACTTTATAGTAAGAGAGCTCTGTTGTCTTAAAAATTTCTTCTAGCAAATGCCTGAGAGGTACAATAACTACTCTCCCATGTTTTGTGCAGCTGTTATATCAACCCCCTTCAGGGATTCTTACAATATGTTTAGGAATCCGAATGAGAGAAACTCAGGGAAGCTTATTTCGCTTTCTGAGTTCCTAGAATTAGCAAAAAACTCCACTTCTCTCTCCGGTGTTTTGATCAGTGTAGAGGTGGGTTCTCGTGTACTGTACATGAGGTACAGTACCTCTTAGTCTTAAGATTTTATTAATAGGAATCGTGATGTCTCTTCTATTGGcctatgttttttgtttttttttgccccTCAGAATGCAGCATACCTGAGAGAAAAGCAAGGGCTTGATGTGGTTAAAGCAGTTCTTGATACACTCACAGAGACTGGCTACGAAAATAGTACAACCACAAAGGTCATGATTCAGTCAACCAACAGCTCGGTTCTAGTTGACTTCAAAAAGCAGTGCAAGTACGAGACTGTCTACAAAATTGATGAAACCATTGGTGAAATTCTTAACTATGGTATCGAAGACATAAAGAAATTCGCTAACGCTGTTGTCATCAACAAAGAATCAGTCTTTCCTGACTCTGATTCGTTTCTCACTGGGCAAACCAATGTTGTGGAGAGACTCCAGAAGTCTCAGCTCCCGGTTTATGTTGAACTGTTTCGGAATGAGTTTATCTCTCAAGCATATGACTTCTTTTCAGATGCAACTGTTGAGATAAACACATATATCTATGGAGCCGGTATCAATGGAACCATAACGGAGTTCCCTTTCACAGCTGCAAGATACAAACGTAAGTGGTTCAAAATCTACACCAAAAGGGTCtcacaacaaaaaagaaatattgacATCAATGCCtaattttgtttatcttcttcagGGAATCGATGTTTAGGCAGAAAAGAAATACCACCTTACATGTCACCTATTCAAGCCGGTACCCTCTTAAAAAATCTTGTGACTCCTCTGTCCTTACCACCGGCCGAAGCTCCAAAACTAATTATCACAGATGCTGACCTCATTGAGCCACCACTACCTCCGGTCACAGCAAAAGCACCAAGCTCAACCCCATCAAAGAATGCACAAGCACCTAGTGGACAAATCCGAATCACTCTATCTATTCTCCTCTCGGGTTTTGCCTCTCTTCTACTTATGTGATCAACCTTTGATCTAATATCATCTCTGGTTTTGCTTCTCTTCTACTTGTGTCATTCAAATCTTAAAATTCGGTACCATaatataaaacatgtaaaaacatCATAGTTACTACACTATACTCTCGCCTAAATCTGTTGGTACTCTGTCTCCATCGTCTAAAGCTgcctttaattaatttatcatgAGCAAATAAATTTCAATTGTAAGGTGAAACGTTATAGTCTTTACTCTTTACTCAACAAGACTTGAAGACTTGAACGCTAAAAGGAGACGCTGGAAATCTCTTCACCAAGAACACAGTAGCACCGGCCTGCGACTGAAACCACAACTAAAAAACAGAGATTGTTTGGCAACTTTTTATCTCTATGACCAGCTAACTAACCTCTAAGTACAGGCTCATAATTAAGTTAATGAGAAACGTGGATTGTGTTGTAAACGCTATTAATATTCGTTGAGTCCATTACCTAAGAAAACACAAGATGGGATCACAAAGAGCATTCTAATTGACATAGATTTTTTCGGCGGAAAAAAACAGATTGTGATGCAGAACCACACGAGTGGAGCGGCACGTGCGAAGGAAGCAGCTTATGAAGTTTTAATCTGAAGCGTACACAGTGGACGATGGGAATTAAGCGACTAGAAGGCCGTTGGAAGAAGCTTAAATcacatgttcttcttcttttttcattttatcgaatcatttgttaagaaaattgtaaaatccctaaaacataTTTGGCTGGGTTTCTCTCATCTTGAGAGCTGGCTTGTCGATTTGGTGTTTTACGAATACTCAATCGATTGTTTGGTGTTTGATCTTGTGTTCTTGAGAAATCATGAGTTTGTCTGTATCAAAGGTATCAGAGCGAAGTCTATCCTTGGAGCTAAGATGATGGGAACGAGATCGCAAGTCAAAGATGCgatgaaggaagaggttgttgGTTCGGATCGGAAGGGAGCTTCAGATAAGAAGGGAGATCCCGTGGAGGAGAGGATGTCTCGACTTGAAGCTCGAGTCGATGAGCAACATCAGGAGACTCTGCAGCGTTTCGAGGATCTGTACGAGTTATTGAAACGGGTGACCACTCAACCGTCGATGGGAGCGTCGGCTAAGGGGAAATCGGTGCAGATTTCACCGGATGTATCACCTAAGGTGAAACCGGAGGGATCGACGTTTTCTCCAACCGAAGGTGTCGGATTTGGACTGAGGGAAGCGAGGCGAGACGATCGACCTGATTTGGTAAGACCTGAAGCTCAATATTATTATGGAGGTGTTACTAGGTTGGGAAAAATTGATTTTCCTCGGTTTGATGGTAGTAAACTTAAGAAATGGTTGTTTAAGGCTGAAgagtttttttgtgtggatttcACTCCTAATGATATGAAAGTGAGAACCGCATCGATTCATTTTGATGGTCACGCAGCATCGTGGCATCATGACTTTGTTCAGTCAGGAATTGGTCTGGAAGTGTTGTATGACTAGAGTGGTTATGTACGGTTGCTCAAGGAGAGGTTTGAGGATGTAGGAGATGATCCGATGGCAGAGCTTAAGCAATTGCAGGAAACGGATGGGATAGTGGACTAT
This genomic window contains:
- the LOC104787703 gene encoding glycerophosphodiester phosphodiesterase GDPDL1-like, whose protein sequence is MNSRTGNPIKLVIRSSTLLFCGVVMIQLFATQIDAEGSTSRWQTLSGDAPLVIARGGFSGLLPDSSLVAYNLATLTSVTSVVLWCDVQLTKDGAGICFPDLNMANASNIDVVYPNRKNSYPVNGVTTQGWFAIDSTLRDLQNVALIRGILSRSDKFDGNGYPISTIQSVNEHIKPQGGFWLNVQHDAFYEQQNLIMSSFLLSASRTVSINFISSPEVNFFKKIAGRFKRNGPSFVFQFLRNEDFEPTTNQTYGSILGNLTFVKTFASGILVPKSYILPLDDKQYLLPPTSLVQDAHKAGLEVYVSGFASDVDIAYNYSFDPVSEYLSFVDNGDFSVDGMLSDFPLTESASIDCFSHIGRNATKQVDFLVISKDGASGEYPRCTNLAYDKAIRDGANVIDCSVQMSSDRKPFCLSSIDLKDSTMVAQTTFSNRSTPIPELSSVPGIYTFSLTWPEIQNLTPVISTPFRDSYNMFRNPNERNSGKLISLSEFLELAKNSTSLSGVLISVENAAYLREKQGLDVVKAVLDTLTETGYENSTTTKVMIQSTNSSVLVDFKKQCKYETVYKIDETIGEILNYGIEDIKKFANAVVINKESVFPDSDSFLTGQTNVVERLQKSQLPVYVELFRNEFISQAYDFFSDATVEINTYIYGAGINGTITEFPFTAARYKRNRCLGRKEIPPYMSPIQAGTLLKNLVTPLSLPPAEAPKLIITDADLIEPPLPPVTAKAPSSTPSKNAQAPSGQIRITLSILLSGFASLLLM